A window of Luteolibacter flavescens contains these coding sequences:
- a CDS encoding peroxiredoxin, with the protein MSVLVGKKAPSFTAKAVAGSTIIEEFSLDQFLGEKYVIFFFYPKDFTFVCPTELHRFQEELAEFESRNVAVVGCSTDSEFSHWAWLQTPKAKGGIEGVTYPLVADVNKTISDAYDVLAGDYDFDENGSLTVRGELVAYRGLFLIDKEGIVRHQVINDMPLGRSIREALRVVDALQHFEQFGEVCPMDWTRGDKAMKPDHEGVSGYLAN; encoded by the coding sequence ATGTCCGTCCTCGTAGGAAAGAAAGCCCCCTCCTTCACCGCCAAGGCCGTCGCCGGCTCGACCATCATCGAGGAATTCTCCCTCGATCAATTCCTCGGTGAGAAGTACGTGATCTTCTTCTTCTACCCGAAGGACTTCACCTTCGTCTGCCCGACGGAGCTGCACCGCTTCCAGGAAGAGCTGGCCGAGTTCGAGTCGCGGAACGTGGCGGTGGTCGGTTGCTCGACCGACTCGGAATTCTCCCACTGGGCCTGGCTCCAGACGCCGAAGGCAAAGGGCGGCATCGAGGGCGTGACCTACCCGCTCGTGGCCGATGTGAACAAGACCATCTCGGACGCCTATGACGTCCTCGCCGGCGACTACGACTTCGACGAGAACGGCTCGCTCACGGTGCGCGGCGAACTCGTCGCCTACCGCGGCCTCTTCCTCATCGACAAGGAGGGCATCGTCCGCCACCAGGTCATCAATGACATGCCGCTCGGCCGCTCGATTCGCGAGGCGCTGCGCGTGGTGGATGCTCTGCAGCACTTCGAGCAATTCGGCGAAGTCTGCCCGATGGACTGGACCCGCGGCGACAAGGCGATGAAGCCGGACCACGAGGGAGTCTCCGGTTACCTTGCGAACTGA
- the infC gene encoding translation initiation factor IF-3, producing the protein MPARVALNPKEDKAIAKPSKGNFKGRQQRDMTRVNDRIRAPKVRVVLFNGDQMGVMSSREALEKAKMIGLDLVEIAPNADPPVCRIVDYGKYKYEQSKLKKQKSKSSTRMKEVKFRVGTGTHDYNIKMGRAEGFLDTGHKVRMVLQFRGRENAHKELGFVMMKRIIEDLKQIAHVDQEPRLNGRAVGMTLSPLPEHQRKRRFHLFHGELMEEDDFEEDEEGFDEEVGNEGLTEEESKAQDAKEEAAAAKEEVTAEKE; encoded by the coding sequence GTGCCTGCCCGCGTCGCACTGAACCCCAAGGAGGACAAAGCCATCGCCAAGCCATCAAAAGGTAACTTCAAGGGTCGTCAGCAGCGCGATATGACGCGCGTGAACGACCGTATCCGCGCGCCCAAGGTGCGTGTCGTGCTTTTCAACGGAGACCAGATGGGAGTCATGAGCTCCCGCGAGGCGCTCGAAAAGGCGAAGATGATCGGGCTCGACCTGGTCGAAATCGCCCCGAACGCCGATCCGCCGGTCTGTCGCATCGTGGACTACGGCAAGTACAAGTACGAGCAGTCCAAGCTGAAGAAGCAGAAGTCGAAGAGCTCCACCCGCATGAAGGAAGTGAAATTCCGCGTGGGCACGGGCACGCATGACTACAACATCAAGATGGGCCGGGCCGAGGGCTTCCTCGATACGGGCCACAAGGTGCGCATGGTCCTGCAATTCCGCGGTCGTGAGAACGCCCACAAGGAACTCGGCTTCGTGATGATGAAGCGCATCATCGAGGACCTCAAGCAGATCGCCCACGTGGACCAGGAGCCGCGCCTGAACGGTCGTGCCGTCGGCATGACCCTCTCGCCGCTCCCGGAGCACCAGCGGAAGCGGAGATTCCACCTCTTCCACGGCGAGCTGATGGAGGAAGACGACTTCGAGGAAGACGAAGAAGGCTTCGACGAGGAAGTCGGCAACGAAGGCCTCACCGAGGAGGAATCCAAGGCGCAGGACGCCAAGGAGGAAGCCGCGGCAGCGAAGGAAGAAGTCACGGCCGAGAAGGAGTGA
- the thrS gene encoding threonine--tRNA ligase: MSERKTLEERAQMTDLERLRHSCAHVMATAILRIWPDAQFAYGPPIESGFYYDFEMKHRITPDDFEKIEAEMKKISKENQKFERKVISREEAKAMAESGRLGGLSERPGNASRFKLDLIDKIPEGEEISCYQNGEFIDLCAGPHVGYSGKCKNVKLMSVSSSFYMGDESKGQLQRLYGTAFESKELLEQHLVRLEEAKKRDHRRLGRELHLFHIDEAVGQGLILWKPKGALVRRALQDFITAELDKQGYSQVFTPHIGKLDLYRTSGHFPYYQESQYPAIPERDVLEKLADEDTTCAQLINGLSDGTYEGYMLKPMNCPHHIKIFASEHRSYRDLPVRLAEFGTVYRWEQSGELGGMTRVRGFTQDDAHLFCTPDQIAQELIGCLSLVKTVLTTLGMTDYRVRVGLRDPDDSKFTGDPAKWDLAEAACRQAASTLDVPYTEEAGEAAFYGPKIDFVVKDVIGRDWQLGTVQVDYVLPERFNLSYIGADNTTHRPVMIHRAPFGSLERFTGLLIEHFEGKFPAWLAPEQVRVLPISDKFLTEAEALTTQLAEAGVRVSLDSSSDKVGAKIRNARLERIPYMLVLGAKEVEEGTVSVRHRDKDDLGAKPVAEFIAEITAEIKERRL; this comes from the coding sequence ATGTCCGAACGGAAGACTCTCGAAGAACGCGCCCAAATGACGGATCTGGAGCGCCTGCGCCACTCCTGCGCCCACGTGATGGCCACCGCCATCCTGCGCATCTGGCCGGACGCCCAGTTCGCCTACGGCCCGCCGATCGAGAGCGGCTTCTACTACGACTTCGAGATGAAGCACCGCATCACGCCGGACGACTTCGAGAAGATCGAGGCGGAGATGAAGAAGATCTCGAAGGAGAACCAGAAATTCGAGCGTAAGGTGATTTCCCGGGAGGAGGCAAAGGCGATGGCGGAAAGCGGTCGCCTCGGCGGCCTGTCCGAGCGCCCGGGGAATGCGAGCCGCTTCAAGCTGGACCTGATCGACAAGATCCCGGAAGGCGAGGAGATCTCCTGCTACCAGAATGGCGAATTCATCGACCTCTGCGCCGGCCCGCACGTCGGCTACTCGGGCAAGTGCAAGAACGTGAAGCTGATGTCGGTCTCCTCGTCCTTTTACATGGGCGATGAGTCGAAGGGCCAGCTCCAGCGCCTCTACGGCACGGCTTTCGAATCGAAGGAGCTGCTGGAGCAGCACCTCGTGCGCCTGGAGGAGGCGAAGAAGCGCGACCACCGCCGCCTGGGCCGGGAGCTGCACCTCTTCCACATCGACGAAGCGGTCGGCCAGGGCCTCATCCTCTGGAAGCCGAAGGGCGCGCTGGTCCGCCGGGCGCTGCAGGACTTCATCACCGCGGAGCTGGACAAGCAGGGCTACTCGCAGGTCTTCACCCCGCACATCGGCAAGCTGGACCTCTACCGCACCTCCGGCCACTTCCCCTACTATCAGGAGAGCCAGTACCCGGCCATCCCGGAGCGCGACGTGCTGGAAAAGCTGGCGGACGAGGACACGACCTGCGCGCAGCTCATCAATGGCCTCAGCGACGGCACCTACGAGGGCTACATGCTGAAGCCGATGAATTGCCCGCACCACATCAAGATCTTCGCCAGCGAGCACCGTTCGTACCGGGATCTGCCGGTGCGCCTCGCGGAATTCGGCACGGTTTACCGCTGGGAGCAATCCGGCGAGCTGGGCGGCATGACGCGCGTCCGTGGCTTCACGCAGGATGATGCGCACCTTTTCTGCACGCCGGACCAGATCGCGCAGGAGCTGATCGGCTGCCTGAGCCTGGTGAAGACGGTGCTGACCACGCTGGGCATGACGGACTACCGCGTGCGCGTGGGCCTGCGCGACCCGGACGATAGCAAGTTCACGGGCGACCCGGCGAAGTGGGACCTGGCCGAGGCGGCCTGCCGCCAGGCCGCGTCCACGCTGGACGTGCCCTACACCGAGGAAGCGGGCGAGGCTGCCTTCTACGGGCCGAAGATCGACTTCGTGGTGAAGGACGTCATCGGCCGGGATTGGCAGCTCGGCACCGTGCAGGTGGACTACGTGCTGCCGGAGCGCTTCAATCTCAGCTACATCGGTGCGGACAATACCACGCACCGCCCGGTGATGATCCACCGCGCGCCCTTCGGCTCGCTGGAGCGCTTCACCGGCCTGCTGATCGAGCACTTCGAGGGTAAGTTCCCCGCCTGGCTCGCGCCGGAGCAGGTGCGCGTGCTGCCGATCTCGGACAAATTCCTGACCGAGGCCGAGGCGCTGACGACCCAGCTCGCCGAAGCCGGCGTGCGCGTCTCGCTCGACAGCTCGTCCGACAAGGTGGGCGCGAAGATCCGGAACGCCCGCTTGGAGCGCATCCCCTACATGCTCGTGCTCGGCGCGAAGGAAGTGGAGGAAGGCACCGTCTCCGTCCGCCACCGCGACAAGGACGACCTCGGCGCCAAGCCTGTGGCGGAATTCATCGCGGAGATCACCGCGGAGATCAAGGAGCGCCGGCTCTGA
- a CDS encoding HAD family hydrolase yields MAIRLWLFDIDGTLVDTGGAGMRALQQAAEECFGGSGPALDLAGSTDLGVLAGILAHFDRAHGPEEEACFFASYLRHLEGNLERGGYDGRVLPGAAELLERLAGIREVTVGLLTGNIAGGAAAKMRHYGLDAHFAFGAYGCDHADRNLLGPVALQRAAAHAGRDFTAEETLVIGDTPKDIACARAIGARCLAVATGHFTAAQLREYGADVVVESLADPVVLATFLEE; encoded by the coding sequence GTGGCTATCAGGCTTTGGCTATTCGACATCGACGGCACCCTGGTGGATACCGGTGGTGCCGGGATGCGGGCCCTGCAGCAGGCCGCCGAGGAGTGCTTCGGCGGCAGCGGGCCCGCGCTGGATCTGGCCGGCAGCACCGACCTCGGCGTGCTGGCCGGCATCCTCGCCCACTTTGACCGGGCCCACGGGCCGGAGGAGGAGGCGTGCTTTTTCGCCAGCTACCTCCGTCATCTGGAGGGGAATCTGGAGCGCGGCGGCTATGATGGCCGCGTGCTGCCGGGTGCGGCGGAGCTATTGGAAAGGCTGGCCGGCATCCGGGAGGTGACCGTCGGCCTGCTGACCGGGAATATCGCCGGTGGAGCTGCGGCAAAGATGCGGCACTACGGGCTGGATGCCCACTTCGCCTTTGGCGCCTACGGCTGCGACCACGCGGACCGGAATCTGCTCGGCCCGGTGGCCCTGCAGCGGGCCGCCGCCCATGCGGGCCGGGATTTCACGGCGGAGGAGACGCTTGTCATCGGCGACACGCCAAAGGACATCGCCTGCGCGCGCGCCATCGGTGCGCGCTGCCTTGCCGTCGCCACCGGCCACTTCACCGCCGCCCAGCTCCGCGAATACGGTGCGGACGTGGTGGTGGAAAGCCTGGCCGATCCCGTGGTGCTGGCGACCTTTCTGGAGGAGTAG